In a single window of the Ancylobacter polymorphus genome:
- a CDS encoding allantoate amidohydrolase, which translates to MNDAPSTLPRGAALMARLDALARHSDEPGRLTRLYLSPAHHSAARLVAGWMQEAGMSVHMDAVGNVVGRYAGQSADAPTLLLGSHIDTVRDAGKYDGNLGVLAAIQAVGELNARGERLPVALEVLAFGDEEGVRFPVTLSGSRAVAGTLDPSVLDAVDADGVRLGDALLAFGGRPDALASARHDPSTVAGYVEIHIEQGPVLESEDLAVGVVTAISGASRFTIDIDGEAGHAGTVPMNLRHDAVAAAAEIVLAVEELALRTPDLVATVGCFTALPGAVNVIAAGARLTLDIRSPLDAVCRAAIEQLSRRFDAIAARRGVALKMACFYEAPAVACDDGLQAQLQRAVERQNIPPRHLPSGAGHDGLAMAALCPVGMLFVRCAGGVSHSPAESITVEDAGTAVAVLLDFLRDYAPPRRTAS; encoded by the coding sequence ATGAACGACGCCCCCTCCACCCTGCCGCGCGGCGCCGCGCTGATGGCGCGCCTCGACGCGCTCGCCCGCCATTCCGACGAGCCGGGCCGCCTGACCCGGCTCTATCTCTCGCCCGCCCATCACAGCGCGGCGCGGCTCGTTGCCGGCTGGATGCAAGAGGCCGGGATGAGCGTGCATATGGACGCCGTCGGCAATGTCGTCGGCCGCTATGCCGGCCAGAGCGCGGACGCGCCGACGCTGCTGCTGGGCTCGCATATCGACACGGTGCGCGACGCCGGCAAATATGACGGCAATCTCGGCGTGCTCGCCGCCATCCAGGCGGTCGGCGAACTCAACGCGCGCGGCGAACGCCTGCCCGTCGCCCTTGAGGTCCTCGCCTTCGGCGATGAGGAAGGCGTGCGCTTTCCCGTCACCCTCTCCGGCTCCCGCGCCGTCGCCGGCACGCTCGATCCCTCGGTGCTGGACGCCGTCGACGCCGACGGAGTCCGGCTCGGCGACGCGCTGCTCGCCTTCGGTGGCCGCCCCGACGCCCTCGCCAGTGCCCGACATGACCCCAGCACTGTCGCGGGTTATGTCGAAATCCATATCGAGCAGGGCCCGGTGCTGGAGAGCGAGGACCTCGCCGTCGGCGTCGTCACCGCCATCAGCGGCGCCAGCCGCTTCACCATCGACATTGACGGCGAGGCCGGTCATGCCGGCACTGTGCCGATGAACCTGCGCCATGATGCGGTGGCGGCGGCGGCGGAAATCGTGCTCGCGGTGGAGGAACTGGCGCTGCGCACGCCCGATCTCGTCGCCACGGTCGGGTGCTTCACCGCCCTGCCCGGCGCGGTGAATGTGATCGCCGCCGGCGCGCGCCTCACCCTCGACATTCGCAGCCCGCTGGATGCGGTGTGCCGCGCCGCCATCGAGCAACTGTCCCGCCGCTTCGACGCGATTGCCGCCCGGCGCGGCGTCGCGCTCAAAATGGCCTGCTTTTATGAGGCGCCGGCGGTGGCCTGCGACGACGGGCTGCAGGCCCAGCTGCAGCGAGCGGTGGAGCGGCAGAACATCCCGCCTCGTCACCTGCCGAGCGGCGCCGGCCATGACGGGCTCGCCATGGCCGCGCTCTGCCCCGTGGGCATGCTGTTCGTGCGCTGCGCCGGCGGCGTGAGCCACAGCCCCGCTGAATCGATAACCGTCGAGGATGCCGGGACGGCGGTCGCCGTGCTTCTCGATTTTCTCCGCGATTACGCGCCGCCCCGGCGCACAGCCTCCTGA
- the puuE gene encoding allantoinase PuuE, which produces MAHPPPYPRDLLGYGRAAPDPRWPGGARVAVQFVVNYEEGGENCLLHGDAASEAFLSDVLGAQPWPGQRHMNVESMYEYGARAGFWRLRRIFRERDLPVTVYGVATALMRSPEQVAAMKEDGWEIASHGLKWIDYRNIPETEERAHLREAIRLHREVTGERPLGMYLGRTSENTQRLVMEEGGFRYSSDSYADDLPYWLTGRGGPHLVIPYTLDANDMRFTNAQGFAHGEDFFVYLRDSFDQLYEEGADAPRMMTVGLHCRLAGRPGRARGLVRFLDHLARHDRVWVPRRIDIAEHWHREHAPVAA; this is translated from the coding sequence ATGGCCCACCCCCCGCCCTACCCTCGCGATCTTCTCGGCTATGGCCGCGCGGCGCCCGATCCGCGCTGGCCGGGCGGGGCCCGGGTCGCGGTGCAGTTCGTTGTCAATTACGAGGAAGGTGGCGAGAACTGCCTCCTGCACGGCGACGCCGCCTCCGAGGCCTTTCTCTCCGACGTGCTGGGCGCCCAGCCCTGGCCGGGCCAGCGGCACATGAATGTGGAGAGCATGTATGAATATGGCGCGCGCGCCGGCTTTTGGCGGCTGCGGCGGATTTTCCGCGAACGCGACCTGCCGGTGACGGTCTATGGCGTCGCCACCGCGCTGATGCGCTCGCCGGAGCAGGTGGCGGCGATGAAGGAAGATGGCTGGGAAATCGCCAGCCACGGCCTCAAATGGATCGACTACCGCAACATTCCCGAGACGGAAGAGCGCGCGCATCTGCGCGAGGCCATCCGCCTTCACCGCGAGGTGACGGGCGAGCGCCCGCTCGGCATGTATCTCGGCCGCACCTCGGAAAACACGCAGCGTCTGGTGATGGAGGAAGGCGGCTTCCGCTATTCCTCCGATTCCTACGCCGACGACCTGCCCTATTGGCTGACCGGGCGCGGCGGGCCGCATCTCGTCATTCCCTACACGCTCGACGCCAACGACATGCGTTTCACCAATGCGCAGGGCTTCGCCCATGGCGAGGACTTCTTCGTCTATCTGCGTGACAGCTTCGACCAGCTCTATGAGGAGGGCGCCGACGCCCCGCGCATGATGACGGTCGGCCTGCATTGCCGCCTCGCCGGCCGCCCCGGCCGCGCCCGCGGGCTGGTGCGGTTCCTCGACCATCTCGCGCGCCATGACCGGGTGTGGGTGCCCCGCCGCATCGACATCGCCGAGCACTGGCACCGCGAGCACGCGCCGGTGGCGGCATGA
- a CDS encoding branched-chain amino acid ABC transporter permease — translation MNNATKLLLAAAFVLFLLAGVPALITATGRNDLYYTLTSVALLSIISGGVWLTFYIGRINIGQGAFALLGGYVSAVLVTAYGVSFWLTLPLAGLVCALASVLIGLPILRLRGVYFAMVTLTLTEVMRLLALAVPITNGAKGIVSIPLPGGVSLFGLTLIPDFATLENPRLAFYLASVLLLVLCFGALYRLVHSRIGHICLSLQQNEELASSIGVNIASIRVLAYAISSFLGGLGGAMFAAISQSIYPSSFTVADSVNFMLNCFLGGLHYVLGPILGTFALYFGWDLLFQTGVYQLLIFSSALIVLMLVLPNGLLSLRLPRKKGA, via the coding sequence GTGAACAACGCAACCAAGCTTCTCCTCGCCGCCGCCTTCGTCCTGTTCCTGCTGGCCGGCGTGCCGGCCCTCATCACGGCCACGGGCCGCAACGATCTCTACTACACCCTCACCTCCGTCGCCCTGCTCTCCATCATCAGCGGCGGCGTGTGGCTCACCTTCTATATCGGCCGGATCAATATCGGGCAGGGCGCCTTCGCTCTGCTCGGCGGTTATGTCTCGGCGGTGCTGGTCACGGCCTATGGCGTGTCCTTCTGGCTCACCCTGCCGCTGGCGGGGCTCGTCTGCGCGCTGGCCAGCGTGCTGATCGGCCTGCCGATCCTGCGGCTGCGCGGCGTGTATTTCGCCATGGTGACGCTGACGCTGACCGAGGTGATGCGGCTTCTCGCGCTCGCCGTGCCGATCACCAATGGCGCCAAGGGTATCGTCTCCATCCCACTGCCGGGCGGGGTGAGCCTGTTCGGCCTGACGCTGATCCCGGATTTCGCCACGCTGGAAAATCCGCGCCTCGCCTTCTACCTCGCCTCCGTGCTGCTGCTGGTGCTGTGCTTCGGCGCGCTGTACCGGCTGGTGCATTCGCGCATCGGCCACATCTGCCTGTCGCTGCAGCAGAATGAGGAACTGGCCTCCTCCATCGGGGTCAATATCGCCTCCATTCGCGTGCTCGCCTATGCCATCTCGTCCTTCCTCGGCGGGCTGGGCGGGGCGATGTTCGCGGCGATCTCGCAGTCGATCTATCCGTCGAGCTTCACGGTCGCGGATTCCGTCAACTTCATGCTGAACTGCTTCCTCGGCGGCTTGCACTACGTGCTGGGGCCGATCCTTGGCACCTTCGCGCTGTATTTCGGCTGGGACCTGCTGTTCCAGACCGGCGTCTACCAGCTTCTCATCTTCTCCAGCGCGCTCATCGTGCTGATGCTCGTGCTGCCCAACGGGCTGCTCAGCCTGCGGCTGCCGCGCAAGAAGGGGGCCTGA
- a CDS encoding ABC transporter ATP-binding protein, which translates to MDYILEVSNLTKRYGGLIANSGISFGVKEHEILSVIGPNGAGKSTLFKQIASFVTPTEGEVRFRGERISGLSPHKVARLGVVRTFQETTIFKTMSVRDNIIIAHQLRARTGLAGFFFGTRTAREDEAAFARSADEIIDFLGLGHQRNEIASNLPHGHLRALGIAIGLATNPAVLLLDEPFAGMNHDETRRAVEIVRAVRARGVTILLVEHDMPAVMNISDRIVVLNFGQKIAEGTPKDIQENQNVIDAYLGVEDESIGM; encoded by the coding sequence ATGGACTACATTCTCGAAGTCTCCAATCTGACCAAGCGCTATGGCGGGCTGATCGCCAATAGCGGCATCTCCTTCGGGGTGAAGGAGCACGAGATCCTCTCGGTGATCGGGCCGAACGGGGCGGGCAAGTCGACGCTGTTCAAGCAGATCGCCTCCTTCGTCACCCCCACCGAGGGCGAGGTGCGCTTCCGGGGGGAGCGCATTTCCGGCCTGTCGCCCCACAAGGTGGCGCGGCTCGGCGTGGTGCGGACCTTCCAGGAAACCACCATCTTCAAGACGATGAGCGTGCGCGACAACATCATCATCGCGCACCAGCTGCGCGCGCGCACCGGCCTCGCCGGCTTCTTCTTCGGCACGCGGACCGCGCGCGAGGACGAGGCGGCCTTCGCCCGCTCGGCCGACGAGATCATCGATTTTCTCGGCCTCGGCCACCAGCGCAACGAGATCGCCAGCAACCTGCCGCACGGCCATCTGCGTGCGCTCGGCATCGCCATCGGCCTCGCCACCAACCCGGCGGTGCTGCTGCTCGACGAGCCCTTCGCCGGCATGAACCATGACGAGACGCGGCGCGCGGTGGAGATCGTGCGGGCGGTGCGCGCGCGCGGGGTCACCATCCTGCTCGTCGAGCACGACATGCCGGCGGTCATGAACATTTCCGACCGCATCGTGGTGCTCAACTTCGGCCAGAAGATCGCCGAGGGCACGCCGAAGGACATCCAGGAAAAC
- a CDS encoding ABC transporter permease: MADLAAAPPRASHGWSIGWGDAGPFLALAALVLIGFLINPDFLSANNIANVVTRSAFIAIIAIGATFVIASGGLDLSVGSMAAFITGVMILFMNWAAPSVGTAAIPLGMAVALVTGLACGLLNGTIVTLGRIEPFIATLGTMGIFRALITYMTDGGTVAIDRSLREAYRPVYFGDVLGVPIPILVSLAVALIAAYVLYRTRYGRRCVAVGANEDVARYSGISVARVRTMAFVIQGACVAIAAICYVPRLGAATPTTGVLWELQVITAVVIGGTALRGGRGRVWGTVAGAVILEFIANLMVLSDFVSEYLVAAVQGVIIIIAMLIQRMSKR; the protein is encoded by the coding sequence ATGGCTGACCTGGCCGCCGCGCCCCCGCGCGCCTCGCATGGCTGGTCGATCGGCTGGGGCGATGCGGGCCCCTTCCTGGCGCTGGCCGCGCTGGTGCTGATCGGATTCCTCATCAATCCCGACTTCCTGTCGGCCAACAACATTGCCAATGTCGTCACCCGCAGCGCCTTCATCGCCATCATCGCCATCGGCGCCACCTTCGTCATCGCCTCGGGCGGGCTCGACCTTTCCGTCGGCTCGATGGCGGCCTTCATCACCGGGGTGATGATCCTGTTCATGAACTGGGCGGCACCGAGCGTCGGCACGGCGGCGATCCCGCTCGGCATGGCGGTGGCGCTGGTGACGGGGCTGGCCTGCGGCCTGCTCAACGGCACCATCGTCACGCTTGGCCGCATCGAGCCCTTCATCGCCACGCTCGGCACGATGGGCATTTTCCGCGCGCTCATCACCTATATGACCGATGGCGGCACGGTGGCGATCGACCGCAGCCTGCGCGAGGCCTATCGGCCGGTCTATTTCGGCGATGTGCTCGGCGTGCCGATCCCGATCCTGGTCTCGCTCGCCGTGGCGCTCATCGCCGCCTATGTGCTCTACCGCACCCGCTACGGCCGGCGCTGCGTCGCCGTCGGGGCGAATGAGGACGTGGCGCGCTATTCCGGTATCTCGGTGGCGCGGGTGCGCACGATGGCCTTCGTCATTCAGGGCGCCTGCGTCGCCATCGCCGCCATCTGCTACGTGCCGCGCCTCGGGGCGGCGACGCCGACCACCGGCGTGCTGTGGGAATTGCAGGTCATCACCGCCGTCGTCATTGGCGGCACCGCGCTGCGCGGCGGGCGCGGGCGGGTGTGGGGCACGGTCGCCGGTGCGGTGATCCTCGAATTCATCGCCAATCTGATGGTCCTGTCCGACTTCGTCTCCGAGTACCTCGTCGCCGCCGTGCAGGGGGTGATCATCATCATCGCCATGCTGATCCAGCGCATGTCGAAGAGGTAG
- a CDS encoding branched-chain amino acid ABC transporter permease has protein sequence MEQVIANGLYLGAQYALIALGLTLIFALMNVLNFAHGQMYVLGGFVTYTIYGQLGLPFVLALACSALTLAIVGALVEKFLFRPVIRRSSREESTMLLAAAIAFLMDAIVLILFGEKQRGVPKIINGVFVSDSLVMPYDRILVGVIAIAMIASFMAYMQYSRTGRAMRALAQDRVAAQLMGVNVDRYSMIGFALGALLAGVVGGLLVTITGVNSGIGGPISIKAFLMVMIGGAGVVGGAIAGGFILGMMESVGLNVLREFGDVTYLVIFVLLMVFLSLRPNGLMGKPWG, from the coding sequence ATGGAACAGGTTATCGCCAACGGGCTGTATCTCGGCGCGCAATATGCGCTGATCGCGCTCGGACTGACCCTCATCTTCGCGCTGATGAACGTACTCAACTTCGCCCATGGGCAGATGTACGTTCTCGGCGGCTTCGTCACCTACACGATCTATGGCCAGCTCGGCCTGCCCTTCGTGCTCGCGCTGGCCTGTTCGGCGCTGACCCTCGCCATTGTCGGCGCGCTGGTGGAGAAATTCCTCTTCCGCCCGGTGATCCGGCGAAGTTCGCGCGAGGAGAGCACCATGCTGCTCGCCGCGGCGATCGCCTTCCTGATGGACGCCATCGTCCTCATCCTGTTCGGCGAGAAGCAGCGCGGCGTTCCGAAGATCATTAACGGCGTGTTCGTCTCCGACAGCCTGGTCATGCCCTATGACCGCATCCTCGTCGGGGTGATCGCCATCGCCATGATCGCCTCCTTCATGGCCTATATGCAGTACAGCCGCACCGGCCGCGCCATGCGGGCGCTGGCGCAGGACCGCGTGGCGGCGCAGCTGATGGGCGTGAATGTCGACCGCTACTCGATGATCGGCTTCGCGCTCGGCGCGCTGCTCGCCGGTGTCGTCGGCGGCCTGCTCGTCACCATTACCGGCGTCAATTCCGGCATTGGCGGGCCGATCTCCATCAAGGCGTTCCTCATGGTGATGATCGGCGGCGCGGGTGTCGTCGGTGGCGCCATCGCCGGCGGGTTCATCCTCGGCATGATGGAATCGGTCGGCCTCAACGTGCTGCGCGAATTCGGCGACGTGACCTACCTCGTCATCTTCGTGCTGCTGATGGTGTTCCTGAGCCTTCGCCCGAACGGGCTGATGGGCAAGCCGTGGGGCTGA
- a CDS encoding M20/M25/M40 family metallo-hydrolase yields MSTLAERLTDIIDQERDRQIDFLAAIVRMPSDNPAGDCAPHAEATARLIEALGFTVERHAVPEELVRANGMVSATNLIVRHRFGDGPVVALNAHGDVVPPGEGWTHDPYGAEIVDGWMYGRGVAVSKSDFATYLWALIALKQSGAALGGTVELHFTYDEEAGGEIGPGWLLREGLSRPDYALSAGFSYGVVNAHNGCLHLEVEVNGRSAHAAKPFTGIDALEAANHVLSALYAWRKGLAARVSAITGIGSPQMTVGLIRGGINTNVVPDRITFRLDRRMIPEENPVEVEAELRAVIAAAAQDFPEARVEVRRILLATPLTPTPASERLSEMLCRHASVVMGETIKAVGVPLYTDARLYAAAGVPTVLYGAGPRSIEEANAHRADERLPLADLTRATKVVARTLADVLGGDLS; encoded by the coding sequence ATGTCCACGCTTGCCGAACGCCTCACCGACATCATCGACCAGGAACGCGACCGCCAGATCGACTTTCTCGCCGCGATCGTCCGCATGCCCTCGGACAATCCGGCCGGCGACTGCGCGCCGCATGCCGAGGCCACCGCCCGGCTGATCGAGGCGCTTGGCTTCACCGTCGAGCGCCACGCGGTGCCGGAGGAGCTCGTGCGCGCCAATGGCATGGTGTCGGCGACCAATCTGATCGTGCGGCACCGCTTCGGCGATGGCCCGGTGGTGGCGCTGAACGCCCATGGCGATGTGGTGCCGCCCGGCGAGGGCTGGACCCATGACCCCTATGGCGCCGAGATCGTCGATGGCTGGATGTATGGGCGCGGCGTCGCCGTCTCGAAATCCGACTTCGCCACCTATCTCTGGGCGCTGATCGCGCTGAAACAGAGCGGCGCGGCGCTGGGCGGCACGGTGGAACTGCACTTCACCTATGACGAGGAAGCCGGCGGCGAGATCGGGCCGGGCTGGCTGCTGCGCGAGGGGCTGAGCCGGCCGGACTACGCCCTTTCCGCCGGCTTCTCCTATGGCGTGGTCAACGCCCATAATGGCTGCCTGCATCTGGAAGTCGAAGTGAATGGCCGCTCGGCCCATGCCGCCAAGCCCTTCACCGGCATCGACGCGCTGGAAGCGGCCAATCATGTGCTGAGCGCGCTGTATGCCTGGCGCAAGGGGCTGGCCGCGCGCGTCTCGGCCATTACCGGCATTGGCAGCCCGCAAATGACGGTGGGGCTGATCCGTGGCGGCATCAACACCAATGTCGTGCCCGACCGCATCACCTTCCGCCTCGACCGGCGGATGATCCCGGAAGAGAACCCGGTGGAAGTGGAGGCGGAACTGCGCGCGGTGATCGCGGCGGCGGCGCAGGACTTTCCCGAGGCGCGCGTCGAGGTGCGCCGCATCCTGCTCGCCACCCCGCTCACCCCCACCCCGGCGTCCGAGCGGCTGAGCGAGATGCTGTGCCGCCATGCCAGCGTGGTGATGGGGGAGACGATCAAGGCCGTCGGCGTACCGCTCTACACCGACGCCCGGCTCTATGCGGCGGCCGGCGTGCCGACCGTGCTCTATGGCGCCGGCCCGCGCTCCATCGAGGAGGCCAACGCCCACCGCGCCGATGAGCGCCTGCCGCTGGCCGATCTGACGCGCGCCACCAAGGTCGTCGCGCGGACGCTGGCGGATGTGCTCGGCGGCGACCTCAGCTAA
- a CDS encoding DJ-1/PfpI family protein — protein sequence MAGKKILMLTGEFTEEYEIFVFQQGMEAVGHTVHVVCPDKKAGDKIQTSLHDFEGHQTYIERYGHLADINKTFSEVKLEEYDAVYCAGGRGPEYIRTDKRIQAMVRHFHETGKPIFTICHGVQILIAVDGVVTGKRVGALGACEPEVRLAGGTYVDLSPTEALVDGNMVSAKGWTALAAFMRECLKVLGTEIRHADTVPAASRAA from the coding sequence ATGGCGGGTAAGAAAATCCTGATGCTCACCGGCGAGTTCACCGAGGAATACGAGATTTTCGTGTTCCAGCAGGGAATGGAAGCCGTCGGCCACACCGTTCACGTCGTCTGCCCGGACAAGAAGGCCGGCGACAAGATCCAGACTTCGCTGCACGATTTCGAGGGCCACCAGACCTATATCGAGCGCTACGGCCACCTCGCCGACATCAACAAGACCTTCTCCGAGGTGAAGCTGGAGGAGTATGACGCCGTCTACTGCGCCGGCGGGCGCGGGCCGGAATATATCCGCACCGACAAGCGCATCCAGGCCATGGTCCGCCACTTCCACGAGACCGGAAAGCCGATCTTCACCATCTGCCACGGCGTGCAGATCCTCATCGCCGTGGACGGGGTGGTGACGGGCAAGCGGGTCGGCGCGCTCGGCGCCTGCGAGCCGGAAGTGCGCCTAGCCGGCGGCACCTATGTCGATCTCTCCCCGACCGAGGCGCTGGTCGATGGCAATATGGTTTCGGCCAAGGGGTGGACGGCGCTCGCTGCCTTCATGCGCGAATGCCTGAAGGTGCTGGGCACCGAAATCCGCCACGCCGACACCGTGCCCGCCGCCAGCCGCGCGGCCTGA
- a CDS encoding substrate-binding domain-containing protein: protein MLKNALIAAGVTTALLAAGPALAAEKKTIAVSIPAADHGWTAGVVYHANAAAKEINKAFPGIEVIVKTSPSASAQVSAIEDLSATRKLDALVILPHTSEELTTPVKAIKDKGSFITVVDRGLNDPKIQDLYVAGDNIAVGYNTAKFLVEKMGGKGNLVVLRGIPTVIDDERIKGFQDGIAGTQMKILDIQYANWNSDEAFKLMQDYLAKYPQIDAVWANDDDMLLGVLEAIKQSGRKEIKFALGGNGMKEIIEKVKAGDAVTPVETPYPPSMIKTAIYLTAAHFAGHAPVRGSLKLDAPLITKENADEYYFPDSPF from the coding sequence ATGCTGAAAAATGCCCTGATCGCCGCCGGCGTGACGACGGCGCTGCTGGCCGCCGGCCCCGCCCTCGCCGCCGAGAAGAAGACCATCGCCGTCTCCATTCCCGCCGCCGACCATGGCTGGACCGCCGGCGTCGTCTACCACGCGAATGCCGCCGCCAAGGAAATCAACAAGGCCTTCCCGGGCATCGAGGTGATCGTGAAGACCTCGCCCTCGGCCAGCGCGCAGGTGAGCGCCATCGAGGACCTGTCGGCGACGCGCAAGCTCGACGCGCTGGTCATCCTGCCGCACACGTCGGAGGAACTGACCACGCCGGTGAAGGCGATCAAGGACAAGGGCAGCTTCATCACCGTGGTCGATCGCGGGCTGAACGATCCGAAGATCCAGGATCTCTATGTCGCCGGCGACAACATCGCGGTCGGCTACAACACCGCGAAGTTCCTGGTGGAGAAGATGGGCGGCAAGGGCAACCTCGTCGTGCTGCGCGGCATCCCGACCGTGATCGACGACGAGCGCATCAAGGGCTTCCAGGACGGCATCGCCGGCACGCAGATGAAGATCCTCGACATCCAATACGCCAACTGGAACAGCGACGAGGCGTTCAAGCTGATGCAGGACTACCTCGCCAAATACCCGCAGATCGACGCGGTGTGGGCCAATGACGACGACATGCTGCTCGGCGTGCTGGAGGCGATCAAGCAGTCCGGCCGCAAGGAGATCAAATTCGCGCTCGGCGGCAACGGCATGAAGGAGATCATCGAGAAGGTGAAGGCGGGCGATGCGGTGACGCCGGTGGAGACGCCCTATCCGCCGTCCATGATCAAGACCGCGATCTACCTGACCGCCGCGCATTTCGCCGGCCACGCCCCGGTGCGCGGATCGCTGAAGCTCGATGCGCCGCTGATCACCAAGGAGAACGCGGACGAGTATTATTTCCCGGACTCGCCTTTCTGA
- a CDS encoding ABC transporter substrate-binding protein, producing the protein MTTRRSVLMGTALAAVSGLALSAGLAPATAAEKELKIGFVGVTSGPAAAWGTSNVRSMQVRADWLNELGGVKIGDDTYKINIVTFDDQKDPKRAIAGMEKMAQEGIHYVVGPNVNDGAAAVRPVAESKGIIYFPYAFPKELYTKPASNAVLGMIANYQSAPAIYKYLKENKGVKKVAFIAANESDPLSQRDGGVAAAKALGLEVVAQNDTYPNDTRDFTPVLTPIIRLKPDLLVLSGVSPGNAPLLIRAARELGYTGLISTETAHDAAVLKEGAGELADGFISVGGASTPAIRSKTMDEFIARYTKKFGEYNDESNTKVYALDYIIETLKANPKAINDVAEFKKTVDTFSAPNPYVKEGTLKYVGTTSFGQKRQLSVPMVVTQYKDGAFETLFVGEVD; encoded by the coding sequence ATGACCACGCGCCGCTCTGTCCTGATGGGCACTGCCCTCGCCGCCGTTTCCGGCCTCGCCCTTTCGGCCGGCCTCGCCCCCGCCACCGCCGCCGAAAAGGAGCTGAAGATCGGCTTCGTCGGCGTCACCAGCGGCCCCGCCGCCGCCTGGGGCACCTCGAATGTGCGCTCCATGCAGGTGCGCGCCGACTGGCTCAACGAGCTGGGCGGGGTGAAGATTGGCGACGACACCTACAAGATCAACATCGTCACCTTCGACGACCAGAAGGACCCCAAGCGCGCCATCGCCGGCATGGAGAAGATGGCGCAGGAGGGCATCCATTATGTCGTGGGGCCGAATGTCAATGACGGCGCCGCCGCCGTGCGGCCGGTCGCGGAATCCAAGGGGATCATCTATTTTCCCTATGCCTTCCCCAAGGAGCTTTACACCAAGCCGGCCTCCAACGCCGTGCTGGGCATGATCGCCAACTATCAGTCCGCGCCGGCGATCTACAAATACCTCAAGGAAAACAAGGGCGTGAAGAAGGTGGCGTTCATCGCCGCCAATGAGTCCGACCCGCTGAGCCAGCGCGATGGCGGCGTGGCGGCGGCCAAGGCGCTGGGCCTTGAGGTGGTGGCGCAGAACGACACCTATCCCAACGACACCCGCGACTTCACCCCGGTGCTGACGCCGATCATCCGGCTGAAGCCTGATCTGCTGGTGCTCTCCGGTGTCTCGCCGGGCAACGCGCCGCTGCTGATCCGCGCCGCGCGCGAACTCGGCTATACCGGCCTCATCTCCACCGAGACCGCGCATGACGCGGCGGTGCTGAAGGAAGGCGCGGGCGAACTGGCCGACGGCTTCATTTCGGTCGGCGGCGCCTCGACGCCGGCGATCCGCTCCAAGACGATGGACGAATTCATCGCCCGCTATACCAAGAAGTTCGGCGAGTATAACGACGAGTCCAACACCAAGGTCTATGCGCTCGACTATATCATCGAGACACTCAAGGCCAATCCGAAGGCGATCAACGATGTCGCCGAGTTCAAGAAGACCGTGGACACGTTCAGCGCGCCCAATCCCTATGTGAAGGAAGGCACGCTGAAATATGTCGGCACCACCTCCTTTGGCCAGAAGCGCCAGCTTTCCGTGCCGATGGTGGTGACACAGTACAAGGACGGCGCGTTCGAGACCCTGTTCGTCGGCGAAGTCGACTGA